The Roseococcus microcysteis genome contains a region encoding:
- the gcvT gene encoding glycine cleavage system aminomethyltransferase GcvT: MADSDTLLETPLAALHKELGGRMVPFAGYSMPVQYPAGIMAEHLHCRSAAALFDVSHMGQAELVGEGAAAALEALTPADVQALKPGRQRYGLLLNEAGGIVDDFMVANLGDRLFLVVNASRKQVDLPLIESVLPTGVKLRPLPDRALLALQGPAVASLVPTDLTFMGIAPITIAGIEVIASRSGYTGEDGLEISVPAERAEALARALLAMPGVMPAGLGARDSLRLEAGLCLYGNDLDETTTPVEANLVWSMGKRRRMAWDFRGAERVREQLDNGAPRLRVGLRPEGRQPARAHTAIKAGGEVVGEVTSGGFGPSVGAPVAMGYVARPHAADGTALDLIVRDKALPARVAPMPFQPHRYAR; encoded by the coding sequence GTGGCCGATTCCGATACGCTTCTCGAAACGCCTCTGGCCGCGCTCCACAAGGAGCTGGGCGGGCGCATGGTGCCCTTCGCGGGCTATTCCATGCCCGTGCAATACCCCGCCGGCATCATGGCCGAGCACCTGCATTGCCGCAGCGCCGCCGCCCTGTTCGACGTGAGCCACATGGGCCAGGCCGAGCTGGTGGGAGAGGGGGCCGCCGCCGCGCTGGAAGCGCTGACCCCCGCCGATGTCCAAGCCCTTAAGCCCGGCCGCCAGCGCTACGGCCTGCTGCTGAACGAGGCCGGCGGCATCGTGGACGATTTCATGGTGGCCAATCTTGGCGACCGGCTGTTCCTGGTGGTGAATGCCAGCCGCAAGCAGGTGGACCTGCCGCTGATCGAAAGCGTGCTGCCCACGGGCGTGAAGCTCCGCCCTCTGCCGGACCGCGCGCTGCTGGCGCTGCAAGGGCCGGCCGTGGCGTCGCTGGTGCCGACGGACCTCACCTTCATGGGCATCGCGCCCATCACCATCGCGGGGATCGAGGTGATCGCCTCGCGCTCCGGCTACACGGGTGAGGATGGCCTCGAAATCTCCGTCCCCGCCGAGCGGGCCGAGGCGCTGGCCCGCGCGCTGCTGGCCATGCCCGGCGTGATGCCTGCCGGCCTCGGCGCGCGGGATTCGCTGCGGCTGGAGGCCGGCCTCTGCCTCTACGGCAACGACCTGGACGAGACGACCACGCCCGTCGAGGCGAACCTCGTCTGGTCCATGGGCAAGCGCCGCCGCATGGCGTGGGATTTCCGCGGCGCCGAGCGCGTGCGCGAACAGCTCGACAATGGCGCGCCGCGCCTGCGCGTCGGCCTGCGCCCGGAGGGCCGCCAGCCCGCTCGTGCCCACACCGCCATCAAGGCCGGCGGCGAGGTGGTGGGGGAAGTGACCTCCGGCGGCTTCGGCCCTTCGGTGGGTGCCCCCGTCGCCATGGGCTATGTCGCCCGCCCGCATGCCGCTGACGGCACCGCGCTTGACCTCATCGTCCGCGACAAGGCGCTGCCCGCCCGTGTCGCGCCCATGCCTTTCCAACCCCATCGCTACGCCCGCTGA
- the gcvH gene encoding glycine cleavage system protein GcvH produces the protein MTELKFTKDHEWLRMEGQVAVIGITDHAQTALGDVVFVDLPEVGREVTAGEAIAVVESVKAASDVYAPITGRVVEVNEALTDDPSKVNAEPTGAGWFFKIEASGALPDDLLDADAYNAFVDSLA, from the coding sequence ATGACCGAGCTGAAATTCACCAAGGACCATGAGTGGCTGCGGATGGAGGGCCAGGTGGCCGTCATCGGCATCACCGACCACGCGCAGACCGCGCTGGGCGATGTGGTGTTCGTGGACCTGCCGGAGGTCGGCCGCGAGGTCACGGCGGGCGAGGCCATCGCCGTGGTGGAAAGCGTGAAGGCCGCCTCCGACGTCTATGCCCCCATCACCGGCCGCGTGGTCGAGGTGAACGAGGCCCTGACCGACGACCCCTCCAAGGTGAATGCCGAGCCGACCGGCGCCGGCTGGTTCTTCAAGATCGAGGCCAGCGGCGCCCTGCCGGATGATCTGCTGGACGCCGACGCCTACAACGCCTTCGTGGACAGCCTCGCATGA